A single genomic interval of Trinickia acidisoli harbors:
- a CDS encoding Csu type fimbrial protein: protein MKRYTFQLILCVLTLCLPSLANAQSCSAAASAISFGNVSPISLSAVDTTGTITVTCTWPKNTTTPNVLVCLNQNVATPLDLKHGSNTMQYGLYQDGAYSIMWGSVSNGTTPISLTLTKPSTSTSTSQAVTIYGQITANQPTVPTAGNASTSYTESFSGTNATITYGFYSSAEPSCSSLSSSKHVTFTASATVINDCNINATNVTFAATSVTTTALNATGSITAQCTSGDAWRIALNGGSSGSVTAREMQRSGGGGTISYQLYTNSTHSQIWGDGTSGTTMETGTGTGNSVVLTVYGEVPSQTTPLPGSYSDTITATISF, encoded by the coding sequence ATGAAGCGGTACACGTTCCAGCTCATTCTTTGTGTGCTGACGCTTTGCCTCCCTAGCTTGGCGAACGCTCAAAGCTGCTCAGCCGCCGCATCCGCAATCAGCTTCGGTAACGTCAGTCCGATTAGCCTCAGCGCAGTCGACACTACCGGCACGATCACCGTTACATGCACCTGGCCGAAAAACACCACTACACCCAATGTGCTGGTGTGCTTGAATCAGAACGTGGCGACGCCCCTCGATCTCAAGCATGGAAGCAACACCATGCAATATGGCCTGTACCAGGATGGAGCCTATTCGATCATGTGGGGCTCCGTCTCCAACGGGACGACACCTATTTCACTCACGCTAACCAAGCCCTCAACAAGCACCAGCACCTCTCAGGCGGTAACGATATACGGCCAGATCACGGCCAACCAGCCAACGGTTCCGACTGCCGGTAATGCCAGCACCTCGTACACGGAAAGCTTCAGCGGTACCAATGCAACGATAACCTATGGATTTTATTCATCCGCCGAGCCAAGTTGCTCGTCGCTTTCCTCATCGAAGCACGTCACGTTCACCGCTTCTGCCACCGTTATCAACGACTGCAATATCAACGCGACAAATGTTACTTTCGCGGCAACTAGCGTGACGACTACCGCACTGAACGCCACGGGTTCGATTACTGCGCAGTGCACCAGCGGCGACGCGTGGCGGATTGCGCTGAACGGCGGCTCTAGTGGCAGCGTCACAGCGCGCGAGATGCAAAGATCGGGCGGCGGAGGCACGATCAGCTATCAGCTCTACACCAATTCGACGCATTCGCAAATATGGGGCGATGGCACCAGCGGCACCACGATGGAGACCGGAACAGGTACCGGCAATTCGGTCGTGCTTACTGTCTACGGCGAAGTCCCGTCGCAAACAACTCCGCTGCCGGGTAGCTATAGCGACACGATTACGGCCACTATTAGTTTTTGA
- a CDS encoding fimbria/pilus outer membrane usher protein: MGIFRTVLIAAALISSGCVHAQSEGFAASSHTKDANVHSVHDLYLEVNLNGQPTSLIVHFRELDGRLTVAGKDLGDVGLNVDRLGISQATDVQLDSIPGLHYTYNAAEQTVDLQAPDNIRKPYKFDTRILPKAPHATSSSGLFINYDAFTQTGSDTQLALANDEHYFMPLGVLSNSGVAYLSGAEHHYMRYDTSWSHSNVLTNNTTQIGDTISASLAWTRSIRIGGFQWGSNFALRPDLVTFPVPALYGSAVVPSAVDVYINSVKQYSGNVPSGPFIMNNVPGITGAGQATVITRDALGRTITTSMPLYVDPRMLAAGLSSYSFEAGFVRRAYGLESFSYDPHPVLSGTMRYGLTSTLTLEGHAEATHNLVNAGGGALMRFGQLGVVNGSLSASSGSFAGTQASLGYQLIRRDFSINAQTVRAFGNFGDLASSQGSLVPSATDQVTFSFPFMRHQTFSLSYIGSKYPDSPSSKIGSISCTLNFGHLTSLSLSAYKDFEQHSGSGAFITLSLGFLHKTSISTTVGRENGQSNYNINAIRSPDYAGGWGWGAQAEGMGNTPFRQAQVQYLGNDGEVTAAAQNIGKVTNASLDITGAAVLMDRSVQLSRRIDNGFALVSTDGVAGIPVLHENRLIGVTDGSGHLLIPDLNAYQNNEVSIEPMNLPANVRLAATSMNLTPQAQSGVLAHFGMTRYQAASVILDGPDGKILPPGTQVHHEESGKGTIVGYDGLAFIDGLVHDNHLLIGSGTSRCTTEFTYTPPSDGSLRTIGPLKCRSLTGGRQ; this comes from the coding sequence GTGGGCATCTTTCGCACAGTGCTCATTGCCGCGGCGTTGATCAGCTCCGGATGTGTGCACGCACAAAGCGAGGGCTTTGCAGCCTCATCGCACACGAAAGATGCGAACGTGCATTCCGTTCATGACCTCTACCTCGAAGTCAACCTGAACGGCCAGCCCACGTCGTTGATCGTACATTTTCGTGAACTGGATGGACGTCTCACCGTGGCAGGCAAGGACTTGGGCGATGTTGGGTTGAACGTCGATCGTCTTGGGATCAGTCAAGCAACCGATGTACAGCTAGACTCCATTCCCGGCCTTCACTATACGTACAACGCCGCCGAGCAAACCGTCGACCTGCAAGCACCGGACAACATCCGCAAGCCCTACAAGTTCGATACGCGCATACTACCCAAAGCACCTCACGCAACCTCGTCGTCCGGATTGTTCATCAACTACGACGCGTTCACGCAAACGGGTTCGGACACACAGCTCGCGCTGGCAAACGACGAACATTACTTTATGCCATTGGGCGTATTGAGCAATTCGGGCGTCGCGTACCTGTCAGGCGCCGAGCATCACTACATGCGGTACGACACATCGTGGAGTCACTCGAACGTATTGACGAACAACACCACTCAAATCGGCGACACCATTTCAGCATCACTGGCTTGGACTCGCTCGATTCGCATCGGTGGATTCCAATGGGGCAGTAATTTTGCGTTGCGGCCCGACTTAGTGACTTTTCCGGTCCCGGCGCTCTATGGGTCGGCTGTCGTACCGTCTGCCGTCGACGTGTATATCAACAGCGTGAAGCAGTACAGCGGCAACGTACCCAGTGGCCCGTTCATCATGAACAACGTGCCAGGGATTACGGGTGCGGGGCAAGCAACGGTCATCACACGCGATGCGCTCGGCCGTACGATCACCACGTCGATGCCGCTTTACGTCGACCCGCGCATGCTTGCGGCTGGCCTCTCTAGCTACTCGTTCGAAGCGGGCTTTGTCCGCCGTGCCTACGGCCTCGAATCGTTTTCCTACGATCCCCATCCCGTGTTGAGCGGCACCATGCGATACGGCTTGACCAGCACACTCACACTGGAAGGTCATGCCGAGGCCACGCACAACCTCGTCAATGCCGGTGGCGGTGCGCTGATGCGGTTCGGCCAGCTCGGCGTAGTCAACGGCTCGTTATCGGCTAGTTCCGGCAGTTTTGCCGGCACCCAGGCGAGCTTGGGCTATCAACTAATCCGGCGTGACTTTTCGATTAACGCGCAAACTGTGCGGGCGTTTGGCAATTTCGGTGACCTTGCCTCGAGTCAGGGCTCGTTAGTGCCGTCGGCAACCGATCAGGTGACGTTCTCGTTCCCGTTCATGCGACACCAAACTTTCTCACTAAGCTACATCGGATCAAAATATCCGGATTCACCCTCCTCGAAAATCGGCTCGATTTCCTGCACGCTGAATTTCGGCCATCTGACATCACTCAGTTTGAGTGCCTACAAAGACTTCGAGCAACATAGTGGGTCGGGCGCGTTCATCACCTTAAGCTTAGGATTCCTACATAAAACCTCGATCAGCACCACTGTCGGACGCGAAAATGGTCAATCGAACTACAACATCAACGCGATACGCTCGCCCGACTATGCGGGTGGCTGGGGCTGGGGTGCACAAGCTGAAGGCATGGGGAATACGCCTTTCCGGCAAGCACAAGTGCAATACCTGGGCAACGACGGCGAAGTGACCGCCGCCGCACAGAATATCGGTAAAGTCACTAACGCATCGCTCGATATAACCGGTGCCGCGGTGCTGATGGATCGAAGCGTCCAACTCTCGCGCCGCATTGATAATGGATTCGCGCTGGTGTCCACGGATGGTGTCGCAGGAATTCCAGTGTTGCACGAGAACCGTCTGATCGGCGTCACCGATGGCTCCGGGCACCTGCTGATCCCGGATCTGAACGCCTATCAGAACAACGAGGTGAGCATCGAACCCATGAATCTACCCGCCAATGTCCGGCTTGCCGCCACCTCGATGAACCTGACGCCGCAGGCACAGTCCGGCGTGCTCGCGCACTTTGGTATGACACGCTACCAGGCGGCTTCCGTGATCCTCGACGGCCCGGACGGCAAGATCCTCCCACCTGGCACACAGGTCCACCATGAAGAAAGCGGAAAGGGCACGATCGTCGGCTACGACGGCCTCGCCTTCATTGACGGTCTCGTGCATGACAATCACTTGTTGATCGGCAGCGGCACATCGAGGTGCACAACAGAGTTCACGTATACCCCTCCGAGCGACGGCTCGTTGCGGACAATCGGACCGCTAAAGTGTCGAAGCTTGACCGGAGGCCGGCAATGA
- a CDS encoding fimbrial biogenesis chaperone, with protein MDKLRQCLIALLLIAGLSPLDSVAGMLQVSPVMVEIQAGENASGLTLRNPDDQPLYGQVRLFRWDQADGNDTLTPTQDIVASPPIVEIAPRTSQLVRLVRITTAPPTTEQSYRMVVDELPRPNLTPTTGITIRLRYSLPVFIEPAGAMGQPSLSWHLIHTDQGWIMRVDNTGTRRAQIAAIELVNQNAKVYEINKGLLGYALAGRGRQWQISLPPQADLSGVVKVRAAINSLHTEAVVTVEQTK; from the coding sequence ATGGACAAGCTACGTCAATGTCTGATCGCCCTTCTTCTCATAGCGGGCCTTTCACCTCTAGACAGTGTCGCCGGGATGCTTCAGGTTTCACCGGTCATGGTGGAGATCCAAGCAGGCGAAAATGCGTCTGGCCTGACGCTGCGTAACCCCGACGACCAGCCTCTCTATGGGCAAGTGCGGCTGTTCCGTTGGGACCAGGCTGACGGTAATGACACACTCACTCCAACGCAAGACATCGTCGCAAGTCCGCCGATCGTCGAGATCGCTCCGCGAACGAGTCAATTGGTGCGGCTGGTGCGCATCACAACAGCACCGCCTACCACTGAACAAAGCTACCGCATGGTCGTCGACGAATTGCCACGGCCCAACCTCACCCCCACGACCGGCATCACGATTCGATTGCGCTATTCGTTACCGGTGTTTATCGAGCCAGCCGGCGCAATGGGCCAACCCAGTCTTTCATGGCATCTCATCCACACTGACCAAGGGTGGATCATGCGGGTCGACAACACCGGCACGCGACGCGCGCAGATTGCCGCGATTGAACTCGTGAACCAGAACGCCAAAGTCTATGAGATCAATAAGGGACTGCTTGGCTATGCACTGGCCGGACGTGGTCGACAATGGCAGATATCGCTTCCTCCACAGGCCGATTTGAGCGGCGTCGTGAAGGTCCGCGCCGCTATCAATTCGCTCCACACCGAGGCGGTGGTAACCGTGGAACAAACGAAATGA
- a CDS encoding Csu type fimbrial protein: protein MKQYLSLSAIAATLACVALLPQAHAGTYTNGTATAQFTVSLTLQGNCTISANPLNFGTNGVLSSAVNQQTTVSVTCTNTTPYNVGLDGGTVSGSTVTSRLLAGTASGNTSTTVGFQLYQDSGHSTVWGNTQGSNTVGGTGTGSAQSITIYGQVPAQTTPQPDTYQTTITATVYF from the coding sequence ATGAAACAATACCTTTCCTTATCGGCAATTGCCGCAACACTTGCATGCGTGGCATTACTGCCGCAAGCACACGCCGGAACCTATACCAATGGCACAGCAACCGCACAGTTCACGGTTTCTCTGACATTGCAAGGCAACTGCACGATTTCCGCCAATCCGCTGAATTTCGGCACGAACGGAGTTCTCTCCTCGGCAGTCAATCAGCAAACTACGGTATCCGTAACTTGTACGAACACCACCCCCTACAACGTCGGGCTGGACGGCGGCACCGTCTCCGGCTCAACCGTTACGAGCCGGTTATTGGCCGGTACCGCCAGCGGCAATACCAGTACGACAGTCGGCTTCCAGCTTTATCAAGACTCGGGACACAGCACTGTCTGGGGCAATACGCAAGGTAGCAATACTGTCGGCGGCACGGGCACCGGCTCCGCACAATCGATCACGATCTATGGGCAAGTGCCGGCTCAAACGACGCCGCAGCCCGATACCTATCAAACAACGATCACCGCGACCGTGTATTTCTGA
- the tnpC gene encoding IS66 family transposase encodes MSNGAELPDDVQTLRALLLEARAQLAERDLEIEQLKAQLDKLRRMQFGRKSEQLDREVARLETALEDLTGERGVADVQRARQSSASTPVSDASPKEALPPHLPREERVLEADATCPKCGSAMQPLGEDVSEQLARVAAVFKVIRTIRRKTVCPCGHHFSQPPMPGLPITRGIAHPSLLADILVSKYADHAPLYRQSQIAARDGVKLDPASMGRWVGQCEALCDALTEALRRYTVAPSKLHADDTPIPVLEPGKKKTKTGRLWVYVRDDTRSGSTEPAAVWFAYSPDRKGIHPQTHLAGFEGILQADAYSGFNELYESGKIREAACWDHARRYIYDVHARTPTDATREVLELIGGLYAIEADIRGKPTAERLRVRREKSIPLLAAIKTWMTGKLAALSKKSELAKAIHYSLNQWDALVLYCEEGRAEISNALAENALRCVSLGRKNFLFAGSDSGGKRAAAMYSLIGTCKLNGINPRAYLEYVLTHIADHPINRIDELLPWNVASKLPGTFRPPASTG; translated from the coding sequence ATGTCGAACGGCGCCGAACTTCCTGACGATGTTCAAACGCTGCGAGCCTTGCTGCTCGAGGCTCGTGCTCAGCTTGCCGAGCGCGATCTGGAGATCGAGCAGCTCAAGGCGCAGCTCGACAAGCTTAGGCGCATGCAATTCGGGCGCAAGTCCGAGCAATTAGACCGGGAGGTTGCACGGCTCGAAACCGCGCTCGAGGACTTGACGGGCGAGCGCGGCGTCGCTGATGTGCAGCGCGCCCGCCAATCTAGCGCGAGCACGCCTGTGAGCGACGCATCGCCGAAAGAAGCGCTGCCGCCGCATTTGCCACGCGAAGAACGTGTACTGGAGGCTGACGCAACGTGTCCGAAGTGCGGCAGCGCGATGCAGCCGCTCGGAGAAGACGTGTCCGAGCAGCTCGCCCGCGTCGCGGCGGTGTTCAAGGTGATTCGTACGATCCGGCGCAAAACGGTTTGCCCGTGCGGTCACCACTTCTCGCAGCCGCCGATGCCCGGCCTGCCGATTACGCGAGGCATCGCCCATCCGAGCCTGCTGGCCGACATCCTCGTCTCGAAGTACGCCGACCACGCCCCGCTGTACCGGCAGTCACAGATAGCCGCGCGCGACGGCGTGAAGCTGGACCCGGCCAGCATGGGCCGCTGGGTTGGTCAATGCGAGGCCCTTTGCGATGCGCTGACCGAGGCACTGCGCCGCTACACGGTGGCGCCGTCGAAGCTGCACGCGGATGACACGCCTATCCCGGTACTTGAGCCGGGCAAGAAGAAGACGAAGACGGGGCGTCTGTGGGTGTATGTGCGCGATGACACTCGCTCGGGCTCGACCGAACCGGCCGCAGTGTGGTTTGCTTACTCGCCGGACCGCAAAGGCATTCATCCCCAGACCCATCTGGCCGGATTCGAGGGTATCTTGCAGGCCGACGCCTACAGCGGCTTCAACGAACTGTACGAGAGCGGCAAGATTCGCGAGGCGGCATGCTGGGACCACGCGAGACGGTACATATACGACGTGCATGCCCGAACGCCGACCGATGCGACCCGTGAGGTGCTCGAGCTGATCGGCGGACTTTACGCGATCGAGGCCGACATCCGCGGCAAACCCACCGCTGAACGGCTGCGCGTGCGCCGGGAGAAAAGCATCCCGCTGCTCGCGGCCATCAAGACGTGGATGACGGGCAAACTCGCGGCGCTGTCCAAGAAATCCGAATTGGCCAAAGCGATCCATTACTCGCTTAACCAGTGGGATGCCCTCGTGCTGTACTGCGAAGAGGGCCGTGCCGAGATCAGCAACGCCCTGGCCGAAAACGCGTTGCGCTGTGTGAGTCTGGGTCGCAAGAACTTCTTGTTCGCCGGCTCCGACAGTGGGGGGAAACGGGCCGCCGCGATGTACAGCCTGATCGGCACGTGCAAGCTGAACGGGATCAACCCGCGCGCTTACCTCGAATACGTGCTGACCCATATCGCTGATCACCCCATTAACCGCATCGACGAATTACTACCCTGGAACGTGGCAAGTAAGCTGCCAGGGACGTTCCGCCCGCCTGCCTCTACGGGCTGA
- the tnpB gene encoding IS66 family insertion sequence element accessory protein TnpB (TnpB, as the term is used for proteins encoded by IS66 family insertion elements, is considered an accessory protein, since TnpC, encoded by a neighboring gene, is a DDE family transposase.): MISLPTGTRVWLVAGVTDMRCGFQGLAAKVQTALEDNALGGNVFIFRGRRGDLVKLMWATEDGLWLLAKRLERGRFVWPQADGGKVHLTAAQLSMLLEGIDWRQPRRTAALSML; encoded by the coding sequence GTGATCTCTCTTCCCACGGGTACACGCGTCTGGCTGGTGGCCGGCGTTACCGACATGCGCTGCGGATTCCAAGGACTGGCGGCCAAGGTGCAGACGGCGCTCGAAGACAATGCGTTGGGCGGCAACGTGTTCATCTTCCGGGGCCGGCGCGGCGATCTCGTGAAGCTCATGTGGGCGACCGAAGACGGGCTCTGGCTTCTTGCGAAGCGGCTCGAGCGTGGGCGCTTCGTGTGGCCACAGGCCGATGGCGGCAAGGTCCATCTGACGGCGGCGCAATTGTCCATGTTGCTCGAAGGCATCGATTGGCGGCAACCGCGTCGCACCGCTGCACTGTCGATGTTGTAA
- the tnpA gene encoding IS66-like element accessory protein TnpA gives MVPIIFDLMEITVTELEAKPGSRKGRPNYDREFRRRLAVAACEPGASVAKLARENGINANMLFTWRRRYREQLQAQTTSLIPVAVVHETPAQRVTMPSDARAAGNRTTRGGTIEIRFGEVVVKVDGIVDADTLRVVLGSMRS, from the coding sequence GTGGTGCCCATCATTTTCGATTTGATGGAGATCACTGTGACGGAGTTGGAAGCCAAGCCGGGTAGCCGCAAGGGACGCCCCAATTATGATCGCGAGTTTCGACGCCGTCTCGCGGTCGCGGCATGCGAGCCGGGTGCCTCCGTCGCAAAGCTGGCGCGCGAGAATGGCATCAATGCAAACATGCTGTTCACGTGGCGGCGTCGCTATCGCGAGCAATTGCAGGCCCAAACGACGTCGCTGATTCCCGTGGCGGTGGTCCATGAAACGCCGGCGCAGCGCGTGACCATGCCCTCGGATGCTCGGGCAGCCGGCAACCGGACTACACGAGGCGGGACGATCGAGATTCGATTCGGTGAGGTGGTCGTCAAGGTGGACGGCATCGTCGACGCCGACACGCTACGCGTTGTACTGGGGAGCATGCGATCGTGA
- a CDS encoding recombinase family protein, translating into MKIGYARVSTEEQNLALQIDALHRAGCDVVLTDQGISGAEFCRPGLDEALARALSGDTLVVWRLDRLGRSLSKLVDLVTHLGNRNIQFTSLCESINTSSPGGVLIFHMMAALAEFERSLISERTRAGMAAARARGKSVGRRRSLTPVQRREAMVMLSSQPVSEVARKFNVHHRTLKRMLQEEQAGGACE; encoded by the coding sequence ATGAAAATCGGTTACGCGCGCGTATCGACGGAAGAACAAAATTTGGCGCTTCAGATCGATGCCTTGCATCGAGCCGGCTGCGATGTCGTGCTCACCGATCAGGGGATATCCGGTGCTGAGTTTTGTCGCCCCGGATTAGACGAGGCACTCGCCAGAGCCTTGTCCGGCGATACGTTGGTGGTTTGGCGACTCGATCGGCTAGGCCGCTCACTGAGCAAGCTCGTAGATCTCGTGACTCATCTTGGCAATCGGAATATCCAATTTACTTCGTTGTGCGAATCAATTAATACGAGTTCACCGGGGGGCGTATTGATTTTTCACATGATGGCGGCGCTTGCGGAATTCGAACGCAGCCTGATCAGCGAGCGAACGCGCGCTGGTATGGCTGCGGCCCGAGCTCGAGGGAAATCGGTAGGCCGACGGCGTTCGCTGACACCTGTACAACGACGCGAGGCGATGGTCATGCTCTCGTCGCAGCCAGTTAGCGAGGTGGCGCGCAAATTCAACGTTCATCATCGGACGCTGAAACGCATGCTGCAGGAGGAACAAGCGGGTGGCGCCTGCGAGTAG
- a CDS encoding EAL domain-containing protein, which yields MSAQSVLIEVKNHAHLVRSYGEHVAETLEEEIAQRAREICGEHAHVMPLGMGRLAVRWEEVRNLSASHGAVQTSCDEPDVDGFIVELCSWASRSSGFTSFAVLSAKRIADEDMIAQAAGETIAHSLEQPFLPAQIVSDMDTVEMIAGAIESDRFLFEFQPVCHIERRDRVLYRECLLRLPSERPNEVVLPGAFIPTLERLGLMRMLDRYVVRRVVALLRTRPDLCLGVNISAQSAVDDAWWGGMLSDLSAEPGLAQRLVIEITETAPLRAGCGRVFANRLRQLGCRIAIDDFGVGYGVETGIEIRSPDIIKIDGSFLYGMNTGQYNIHPLAGMVRLASKLACDVVVEGVENDAALRLARKAGAHWVQGHYVGEPDILPLA from the coding sequence ATGAGTGCTCAAAGTGTACTCATAGAAGTCAAGAATCACGCTCATCTCGTCCGTAGCTACGGGGAGCATGTGGCCGAGACGCTTGAAGAAGAAATCGCGCAGCGAGCACGCGAGATTTGCGGCGAGCATGCACATGTCATGCCCCTTGGTATGGGGCGTTTGGCCGTGAGATGGGAGGAAGTGCGTAACCTATCCGCCTCTCACGGTGCCGTACAAACTTCGTGCGACGAGCCGGACGTCGATGGGTTCATCGTCGAATTGTGTAGCTGGGCATCGCGATCTTCTGGCTTTACATCTTTCGCAGTCCTAAGTGCCAAGCGAATTGCAGACGAGGACATGATCGCTCAAGCCGCTGGCGAAACGATCGCGCATTCGCTCGAGCAACCGTTTTTGCCCGCGCAAATCGTGTCCGACATGGATACGGTGGAAATGATCGCAGGTGCGATCGAAAGTGATCGGTTTCTATTCGAGTTTCAACCTGTTTGCCACATAGAGCGGCGGGACAGAGTGCTCTATCGCGAGTGTCTGTTGCGGCTGCCGTCGGAGCGGCCCAACGAGGTCGTGCTACCGGGTGCGTTTATTCCAACACTGGAGCGCCTTGGGTTGATGCGGATGCTGGATCGCTATGTCGTCAGGCGGGTTGTTGCGCTGCTCAGAACGCGTCCGGACTTATGCCTTGGGGTGAATATCTCCGCTCAAAGCGCTGTGGATGACGCCTGGTGGGGCGGCATGCTGAGCGATTTGTCGGCTGAGCCTGGGCTCGCTCAACGCCTCGTGATCGAGATTACGGAAACCGCGCCGCTGCGTGCTGGGTGCGGCAGAGTGTTTGCGAATCGCTTGCGTCAGCTTGGATGCCGTATTGCTATCGACGATTTCGGAGTGGGCTATGGCGTCGAGACCGGTATCGAAATTCGCTCGCCCGACATTATCAAGATCGACGGCTCGTTTTTGTATGGGATGAATACGGGGCAATACAACATTCATCCGCTCGCCGGTATGGTGAGGTTAGCGTCGAAGCTGGCGTGTGACGTGGTGGTCGAGGGGGTGGAAAACGACGCCGCGTTACGGCTGGCGCGCAAGGCCGGAGCGCACTGGGTACAGGGTCATTACGTTGGAGAGCCTGATATTTTGCCGTTGGCTTGA
- a CDS encoding ESPR domain-containing protein has product MNKTYRVIFNRTLGRIEVVSEHASAKGKGGGVGAIDQRVSVKKVASFSPNIRACAYAVVAYFVTANFSYSFAAPNVAGMCFSNNGSSSSAYSGSGSGTAITNGDCTNVPNPFGVTAGAGNFFSIGIQNGADGFQAGIAVD; this is encoded by the coding sequence ATGAATAAAACATATCGGGTTATTTTTAACCGGACGTTAGGGCGAATTGAGGTGGTTTCGGAGCATGCTAGTGCCAAGGGGAAAGGAGGCGGGGTAGGTGCGATTGATCAACGGGTGAGCGTGAAGAAGGTTGCGTCATTTTCTCCTAATATTCGTGCCTGTGCTTATGCTGTGGTTGCTTATTTTGTCACGGCGAATTTTTCATATTCTTTCGCTGCTCCTAACGTCGCAGGGATGTGCTTTAGTAATAATGGTTCATCCTCAAGTGCTTATTCTGGATCTGGATCTGGAACTGCGATAACAAATGGTGATTGCACTAATGTGCCTAATCCATTTGGGGTGACAGCCGGTGCTGGAAATTTCTTTTCAATAGGAATTCAGAATGGTGCCGATGGATTTCAAGCGGGCATCGCTGTTGATTAG
- a CDS encoding DUF2827 domain-containing protein, whose protein sequence is MRVGISVMTHAGQSVWENGLGQNVIFLGRLLRSLPGVDDVVFLNCGDQSGLPDEVDALGFGFRLVKPREATDMIDVAIEMSGGLDVEWLDYLRALGKKVVFHCCGQPYAALAEPTVFDVTGFFSRAQRCDEIWILPSYRDLMPMLRTLHRCPVVEVPYLWDATFLERRAAFVGANGFTFGYHALGAREYTYRALRVGIFEPNISVTKTCSIPMLIGDAAYRANPDSVAELHVLNSIGMKDHPTFSFLANSLDLTRAGKARFDQRHDFVGYVSQHLDAIVSHQWHHSQNYLYLDALHGGYPLIHNSPWLHDVGYFYSGFDVAKGAQRLIEASREHDANLERYRSRAQAFLARLSPDAAHNASAYVRRLLALTSAPQMEMAQ, encoded by the coding sequence ATGCGAGTCGGGATCTCAGTAATGACACACGCCGGTCAGAGCGTGTGGGAAAACGGGCTTGGGCAGAACGTCATTTTTTTGGGGCGGCTATTACGTTCACTGCCGGGTGTTGACGACGTGGTGTTTCTGAACTGCGGCGATCAATCCGGTTTGCCGGACGAGGTGGATGCGCTGGGCTTCGGGTTTCGGCTCGTTAAACCACGCGAAGCGACCGATATGATCGACGTCGCCATTGAAATGAGTGGAGGGCTAGACGTCGAGTGGCTGGACTATCTCAGAGCGCTTGGCAAGAAGGTAGTTTTTCACTGTTGCGGTCAGCCCTATGCGGCGCTGGCAGAACCGACAGTGTTCGACGTGACAGGGTTTTTCTCACGGGCGCAGCGTTGCGACGAGATCTGGATTCTCCCCAGTTATCGCGATTTGATGCCGATGTTACGAACGCTGCATCGGTGCCCAGTCGTTGAAGTGCCTTACCTGTGGGATGCGACGTTTCTCGAGCGACGTGCCGCCTTCGTTGGCGCGAATGGTTTTACCTTTGGCTATCACGCGCTTGGCGCACGAGAGTACACGTATCGCGCGCTGCGCGTAGGCATCTTCGAACCCAATATTTCGGTGACGAAGACATGCAGCATTCCCATGCTGATCGGCGATGCGGCCTATCGTGCAAACCCGGATTCAGTTGCGGAATTGCACGTGCTGAATTCGATCGGAATGAAGGACCATCCGACCTTTTCTTTTCTCGCGAACTCGCTTGACTTGACCCGCGCGGGCAAGGCGCGGTTTGATCAGCGCCACGATTTCGTGGGCTATGTGAGCCAACACCTTGATGCCATCGTCAGTCATCAATGGCACCACTCACAAAACTATCTCTATCTAGATGCGTTGCATGGCGGTTATCCGCTGATCCACAACTCGCCGTGGCTTCATGATGTCGGCTATTTCTATTCAGGGTTCGATGTTGCCAAGGGTGCGCAGCGTCTTATCGAGGCCTCGCGCGAGCATGATGCCAATTTGGAACGTTATCGCAGTCGTGCGCAGGCATTTCTCGCGCGTTTGAGTCCGGATGCTGCCCACAACGCAAGCGCATATGTGCGACGTTTGCTCGCACTGACGTCCGCGCCGCAGATGGAGATGGCGCAATGA